From the genome of Desulfovibrio gilichinskyi, one region includes:
- a CDS encoding flagellin — MSLVINHNLMAMNANRNLGSAYNSLGVSTRRLSSGLRVGTAADDAAGLAIRELMRADVKTLNQGIRNANDAISMIQTADGALGVIDEKLIRMKELATQAATGTYNSDQRLIIDSEYQAMASEITRIANATDFNGIHLLNGNLSGANSAHNGNGLTSTGPVKVHFGSGNDSAEDYYYVSINTSTASALGVGLAANNSISTQALAQASLDKLNNAIISKDKIRANLGALQNRLENTITNLSVQAENVQASESRISDVDVATEMTEFTKNQILTQAAVAMLGQANGMPRMAMQLIGG, encoded by the coding sequence ATGTCGCTCGTAATTAATCACAATTTGATGGCAATGAATGCTAACCGTAACCTTGGTAGTGCTTACAACAGTCTTGGTGTATCAACCCGCAGACTGTCTTCAGGTCTCCGTGTCGGAACAGCAGCAGATGACGCAGCCGGTCTCGCAATTCGCGAACTTATGCGTGCTGATGTTAAGACTTTGAACCAGGGTATTCGTAACGCTAACGATGCTATCTCCATGATCCAGACCGCTGACGGCGCTCTCGGTGTCATTGATGAAAAGTTGATCCGCATGAAGGAACTTGCAACTCAGGCAGCTACCGGTACTTATAACTCTGACCAGCGTCTTATCATCGACTCTGAATATCAGGCAATGGCTTCAGAAATTACCCGTATCGCTAATGCAACTGACTTCAACGGAATTCATCTTCTTAACGGTAACTTGTCAGGTGCGAACTCCGCTCATAATGGTAACGGACTTACCTCTACCGGTCCTGTCAAGGTCCATTTCGGTTCAGGTAACGATAGTGCTGAAGACTATTACTACGTATCTATCAATACTTCTACCGCTTCTGCCCTTGGTGTCGGACTTGCAGCTAATAACTCAATCTCCACACAGGCTCTGGCTCAGGCGTCTCTTGATAAGTTGAATAATGCGATCATATCCAAGGATAAGATCCGTGCAAATCTAGGTGCTCTCCAGAACAGACTGGAAAACACTATTACCAACCTCTCGGTTCAGGCAGAAAACGTTCAGGCTTCAGAGTCACGCATCTCTGATGTCGACGTTGCGACTGAAATGACTGAGTTCACTAAGAACCAGATCTTAACTCAGGCCGCAGTGGCAATGCTCGGACAGGCTAACGGTATGCCTAGAATGGCAATGCAGCTCATTGGTGGCTAA